The following proteins are encoded in a genomic region of Opisthocomus hoazin isolate bOpiHoa1 chromosome 4, bOpiHoa1.hap1, whole genome shotgun sequence:
- the MOGAT1 gene encoding 2-acylglycerol O-acyltransferase 1, translating to MKIQFAPLNVPLKRRIQTVAVLQWIFSILLLAQFCCGFFVILILGNFWFLAVLYLLWLYLDWETPCTGGRRSQWIRNWTVWKYFREYFPIHLIKTSDLNPNHNYLLGFHPHGVLVAGAFGNFCTNSGFENLYPGLTPYLHIMPIWFSCPFFREYIMSAGMVSVAKESVSHVLNNEGGGHASVIVIGGAEESLNAHPGSLTLTILKRKGFIKLALKHGAHLVPVFSFGENELFKQVANPKGSWLRGVQEKLRKIMGFALPLFHARGVFQYSFGLIPYRQPIHTVVGSPIPVKRNLNPTTEEIEQLHALYLQELRKLFEEHKRNYGIPEHKSLIFE from the exons CACAGTTTTGCTGTGGATTCTTTGTCATCTTGATCCTGGGCAACTTCTGGTTCCTTGCTGTTCTGTACCTGCTGTGGCTCTACCTCGACTGGGAAACGCCATGCACAGGGGGCAGACGGTCCCAGTGGATCAGAAACTGGACTGTTTGGAAGTACTTCAGGGAATACTTTCCCATTCAT CTTATAAAAACTTCAGATCTGAATCCAAATCACAACTACTTACTTGGCTTTCACCCTCATGGGGTCCTGGTAGCTGGAGCCTTTGGAAACTTTTGCACCAATTCAGGTTTCGAAAATTTATATCCTGGGCTTACTCCATATCTTCATATCATGCCCATCTGGTTCAGCTGTCCCTTCTTCAGAGAATACATAATGAGTGCTG GAATGGTTTCTGTAGCGAAGGAGAGTGTCTCTCACGTGCTGAATAACGAAGGGGGCGGCCATGCATCCGTCATCGTGATCGGAGGAGCAGAAGAATCTCTGAACGCGCATCCTGGAAGTTTAACTTTGACCATCCTCAAGAGGAAGGGCTTTATTAAACTGGCCTTGAAACATGG GGCTCATCTGGTCCCAGTGTTTTCCTTTGGTGAAAATGAACTATTCAAGCAAGTCGCAAACCCCAAAGGTTCATGGCTCAGAGGTGTACAGGAGAAGTTGAGAAAGATAATGGGCTTTGCTTTACCACTATTTCATGCTAGAGGAGTATTTCAATACAGTTTTGGCTTAATACCTTACAGGCAACCTATTCATACTGTTG TGGGAAGCCCCATCCCTGTAAAACGGAACTTGAACCCCACCACTGAAGAGATTGAACAGCTGCATGCACTGTACCTACAGGAACTAAGAAAACTATttgaagaacacaaaagaaattaTGGAATCCCTGAGCATAAATCTCTCATCTTCGAGTAG